One genomic window of Polaromonas sp. SP1 includes the following:
- a CDS encoding glutathione S-transferase family protein codes for MLHLWGRLSSINVRKVVWATQELGLTMQRTDAGGQFGIVQEADYRRKNPNGLVPLMEDGEVRVWESNVIVRYLCAKHSPGDFYPVGLPERFAAEQWMDWQQTTFNPAGRAAFIQWIRTPAEQRNPALIAQSVAATEALLDLLDGHLAHNAYIGGERFGMADIPLACEMHRWFGLPQPRATRTHLDRWYQNILARPATRGVLDLPLS; via the coding sequence ATGCTGCATCTCTGGGGGCGCCTGAGCTCCATCAATGTCCGCAAGGTGGTGTGGGCCACGCAGGAGCTGGGCCTGACGATGCAGCGCACCGATGCGGGCGGCCAATTCGGCATCGTGCAAGAGGCGGACTACAGGCGCAAGAACCCGAACGGACTGGTGCCATTGATGGAAGATGGCGAAGTACGCGTCTGGGAGTCCAACGTCATCGTGCGCTACCTCTGCGCCAAACATTCACCCGGTGATTTTTACCCTGTGGGTTTGCCGGAGCGTTTTGCCGCCGAACAATGGATGGACTGGCAGCAGACCACCTTCAACCCGGCCGGGCGCGCCGCTTTTATCCAGTGGATCCGCACGCCGGCAGAGCAGCGCAACCCGGCGTTGATCGCGCAGTCGGTAGCCGCCACCGAGGCGCTGCTGGACCTGCTGGACGGGCACCTGGCCCATAACGCCTATATCGGCGGCGAGCGCTTCGGCATGGCCGACATCCCGCTGGCCTGCGAGATGCACCGCTGGTTTGGCCTGCCGCAGCCGCGTGCCACGCGCACGCACCTGGACCGCTGGTACCAAAACATCCTGGCGCGGCCCGCTACGCGCGGCGTGCTGGATTTGCCCCTGTCATAA
- a CDS encoding LysE family translocator produces the protein MIDTGTLSLFVLAVLALFLSPGPNMAFVLSHGLAHGTRGGFAAAVGISAADLVHTLCAATGVTALVAAWPPSFDVLRYAGAVYLLWLAWQALRPGGARHAAEAQPAGFARIVRMALLNNLVNPKALLFFMVFLPQFVNPARGHVTLQLLMLGVILSLMALVFNTVLGAFSGQIGRRLQARPGAAKFQRGFLALVMAGLALRLLLLDRPSKGI, from the coding sequence ATGATAGACACGGGCACGCTGTCGCTGTTCGTGTTGGCGGTGCTGGCGCTTTTCTTGTCGCCCGGCCCCAACATGGCCTTTGTCTTGTCGCATGGCCTGGCGCACGGAACGCGCGGCGGTTTTGCGGCGGCCGTCGGCATCTCGGCGGCGGACCTGGTCCACACACTCTGCGCCGCCACCGGCGTGACCGCGCTGGTCGCGGCCTGGCCGCCCTCGTTTGATGTGCTGCGTTATGCCGGTGCCGTGTATCTGTTGTGGCTCGCGTGGCAGGCCTTGCGGCCGGGCGGCGCACGCCATGCCGCCGAAGCGCAGCCCGCAGGCTTTGCGCGCATCGTTCGCATGGCCTTGCTGAACAACCTGGTCAATCCCAAGGCGCTGCTGTTCTTCATGGTGTTCCTGCCGCAGTTCGTGAACCCGGCGCGCGGCCATGTCACGCTGCAGTTGCTGATGCTCGGTGTCATCCTGTCGTTGATGGCGCTGGTGTTCAACACCGTGCTGGGCGCTTTCAGCGGGCAGATCGGCCGCCGCCTGCAGGCGAGGCCCGGCGCCGCGAAATTCCAGCGCGGCTTTCTGGCGCTTGTCATGGCCGGGCTCGCGCTGCGGCTGTTGTTGCTGGACCGTCCCTCCAAAGGAATCTGA
- a CDS encoding PLP-dependent aminotransferase family protein, giving the protein MEWTQAQRAHKMNPSVIREILKVTEKPGIISFAGGLPSPKTFPVAAFREACDKVLREDGHAALQYAASEGYAPLREMVAAMLPWEVDPAQVLITTGSQQGLDLIAKILIDEGSRVLVETPTYLGALQAFTPMEPEVVGVASDDEGVDIADLASKAAGARFFYVLPNFQNPTGRTMSEARRAALSAEAARLGLPIVEDNPYGDLWFDTPPPLPLTARNPEGCVYMGSFSKILAPGLRLGFLVAPKSLYPKLLQAKQAADLHTPGFNQRMVVETMKDNFLERHVPTIRALYKSQRDAMLAAMKRDMPEGVSWNTPAGGMFLWVRLPEGMNAIDLLPKAVERNVAFVPGWAFYADHADARTLRLSFVTSSAEQINIGIAALAAAIREQLPTGVPELRAAA; this is encoded by the coding sequence ATGGAATGGACCCAGGCGCAGCGCGCCCACAAGATGAACCCTTCGGTGATCCGCGAGATCCTCAAGGTCACCGAGAAGCCCGGCATCATCAGTTTTGCCGGCGGCCTGCCCTCACCCAAGACCTTTCCGGTCGCCGCCTTTCGCGAAGCCTGCGACAAGGTGCTGCGCGAAGACGGCCACGCCGCGCTGCAGTACGCGGCCAGCGAAGGCTATGCGCCGCTGCGCGAGATGGTCGCCGCCATGCTGCCCTGGGAGGTGGATCCGGCGCAGGTCTTGATCACCACCGGCTCCCAGCAGGGCCTGGACCTGATCGCCAAAATCCTGATCGACGAAGGCAGCCGCGTGCTGGTGGAAACGCCGACCTACCTGGGCGCGCTGCAGGCCTTCACGCCGATGGAGCCTGAAGTCGTGGGCGTGGCCAGCGACGACGAAGGTGTGGACATCGCCGACCTGGCCAGCAAGGCCGCCGGCGCGCGTTTCTTTTATGTGCTGCCCAACTTCCAGAACCCCACCGGCCGCACCATGAGCGAAGCGCGCCGCGCCGCGCTGAGCGCCGAGGCCGCGCGCCTGGGTCTGCCCATCGTGGAGGACAACCCTTATGGCGACCTGTGGTTTGACACCCCACCGCCGTTGCCGCTGACTGCGCGCAACCCCGAAGGCTGTGTCTACATGGGCTCGTTCTCCAAAATCCTCGCGCCCGGCCTGCGCCTGGGTTTCCTGGTCGCGCCCAAGTCGCTGTACCCCAAGCTGCTGCAGGCCAAGCAGGCGGCCGACCTGCACACGCCGGGCTTTAACCAGCGCATGGTGGTCGAGACCATGAAGGACAACTTCCTGGAGCGCCACGTGCCCACCATCCGCGCGCTCTACAAATCGCAGCGCGACGCCATGCTGGCCGCGATGAAACGCGACATGCCCGAAGGCGTGAGCTGGAACACGCCGGCCGGCGGCATGTTTTTGTGGGTGCGGCTGCCTGAAGGCATGAACGCCATCGACCTGCTGCCCAAGGCGGTGGAGCGCAATGTGGCTTTTGTGCCCGGCTGGGCTTTCTATGCCGACCATGCCGATGCACGTACCTTGCGCCTGTCCTTTGTCACGTCCAGCGCTGAGCAGATCAACATCGGCATCGCCGCGCTGGCCGCGGCCATCCGTGAGCAGCTGCCCACCGGCGTTCCTGAACTGCGTGCGGCCGCATGA
- a CDS encoding cupin domain-containing protein, whose product MKASIQHAIDRLPGAPAGAYPEGVPFMQVIANGSMSVEVFAPGSNQDGRDRQQPHSQDELYFVHRGDGEIIINGQRYKAGAGDAFFVGAGVEHRFENFSKDFVTWVVFYGPQGGE is encoded by the coding sequence ATGAAAGCCAGTATCCAGCACGCCATCGACCGCCTGCCCGGCGCGCCGGCAGGCGCCTATCCGGAGGGAGTTCCGTTTATGCAGGTCATAGCCAATGGCAGCATGAGCGTGGAAGTGTTTGCACCGGGCAGCAACCAGGACGGGCGCGACCGCCAGCAGCCGCACAGCCAGGACGAGCTGTATTTTGTACATCGCGGTGATGGTGAGATCATCATTAACGGCCAGCGTTATAAGGCCGGCGCCGGCGATGCGTTTTTTGTGGGTGCCGGCGTGGAGCATCGCTTCGAAAATTTCAGCAAGGATTTTGTGACATGGGTTGTGTTTTACGGCCCCCAAGGAGGAGAGTGA
- a CDS encoding DHCW motif cupin fold protein, which translates to MNIANIPFGTTDWSAVARTEHSALEGKAFWRTQTFGDVRVRMVEYTPGYVSDHWCKKGHILLCLQGQLHTELEDGRRFTLEPGMSYQVADQAEAHRSTSPQGATLFVVD; encoded by the coding sequence ATGAACATCGCCAACATCCCCTTCGGCACCACCGACTGGTCGGCTGTGGCCCGCACCGAGCATTCGGCGCTGGAAGGCAAGGCCTTCTGGCGCACCCAGACATTTGGCGACGTGCGTGTGCGCATGGTCGAGTACACGCCGGGTTATGTGTCAGACCACTGGTGCAAAAAAGGCCATATCCTGCTGTGCCTGCAGGGGCAGTTGCACACCGAGCTGGAAGACGGCCGCCGCTTCACGCTGGAGCCCGGCATGAGCTATCAGGTGGCCGACCAGGCCGAAGCGCACCGCTCCACTTCGCCCCAAGGCGCAACCTTATTTGTCGTTGACTGA
- a CDS encoding antibiotic biosynthesis monooxygenase: protein MYSAAFIFEPGTYDERFHALDALIEEAALATPGYLGAETWRSPDGVRNNATYFWDNLEALRTFSAHPKHLEAKRQYTEWYKGFHIVIAQVLRSYGDGTIAHITPNQRDRSQGVPA from the coding sequence ATGTACTCCGCCGCCTTTATTTTTGAGCCCGGTACTTACGACGAGCGCTTTCACGCGCTCGACGCACTGATCGAAGAGGCCGCCCTCGCCACGCCCGGCTACCTGGGCGCGGAGACCTGGCGCTCTCCCGACGGTGTGCGCAACAACGCGACCTACTTCTGGGACAACCTGGAGGCGCTGCGCACCTTCTCCGCGCACCCGAAGCACCTGGAGGCCAAACGCCAGTACACCGAGTGGTACAAGGGCTTTCACATCGTCATCGCACAGGTGCTGCGCTCTTATGGCGACGGCACCATCGCGCACATCACGCCCAACCAGCGCGACCGCAGCCAGGGGGTGCCCGCATGA
- a CDS encoding DMT family transporter: MNPNTAQITRGLWLGLLGIVIFSVTLPMTRLAVGTADAPQMSGIFIALGRAVVAAGLSAVFLLATRAPLPRREDWWPLAITAGGVVFGFPLFTSIAMRYVEAMHAAVIIGALPLATAAVGALLHRQRPSIGFWLCAAAGSALVVAFAILRSGNTGSGLSISAADLLLLAAVLCAAVGYGYGAKLSQHMQAEHVICWALLISLPLTLPLAAFSWPAGAIKASAWWGFGYVAVFSMWLGFFAWYRGLALGGTVRVSQVQLVQPFLSMLFAVPLLGESLDAVTVGFGLAVIATVFIGKKMPVHPSSATPDPLLQPGKT, from the coding sequence ATGAACCCCAACACCGCACAAATCACCAGAGGGCTGTGGCTGGGCCTGCTGGGCATCGTGATCTTCTCGGTCACGCTGCCGATGACGCGCCTGGCCGTGGGCACGGCCGATGCGCCGCAGATGTCGGGCATTTTCATCGCGCTGGGCCGGGCTGTGGTGGCCGCGGGTCTGTCGGCGGTGTTTTTGCTGGCCACGCGTGCGCCCCTGCCGCGGCGTGAAGACTGGTGGCCGCTGGCCATCACCGCGGGCGGCGTGGTGTTCGGCTTTCCGCTCTTCACCTCGATCGCCATGCGTTACGTGGAGGCCATGCATGCCGCCGTGATCATCGGCGCCTTGCCGCTGGCCACCGCGGCCGTCGGCGCGCTGCTGCACCGCCAGCGCCCATCCATCGGCTTCTGGCTGTGCGCCGCCGCGGGCAGCGCGCTGGTGGTGGCGTTTGCCATCCTGCGATCGGGCAACACCGGGTCAGGCCTCTCCATCAGCGCCGCCGACCTGCTGCTGCTGGCCGCCGTGCTGTGCGCTGCCGTAGGCTACGGCTACGGCGCCAAACTCTCGCAGCACATGCAGGCCGAGCACGTGATCTGCTGGGCGCTGTTGATCTCCCTGCCGCTGACGCTGCCGCTGGCCGCCTTCAGCTGGCCGGCCGGTGCGATCAAGGCCTCCGCCTGGTGGGGCTTTGGCTACGTGGCGGTGTTCTCGATGTGGCTGGGCTTTTTTGCCTGGTACCGCGGCCTGGCACTGGGCGGCACGGTGCGCGTGAGCCAGGTGCAATTGGTGCAACCCTTTTTGTCCATGCTGTTTGCCGTGCCGCTGCTGGGTGAAAGCCTGGACGCTGTGACCGTCGGCTTTGGACTGGCAGTCATCGCCACGGTGTTCATCGGCAAGAAAATGCCGGTTCACCCCTCCAGCGCCACACCCGATCCATTGCTGCAACCCGGGAAGACCTGA
- a CDS encoding LysE family translocator, translating to MNWQEFTALLVLATAMSFSPGPNTTLSTALGANHGFRRALPFVCAVPVGWGALLLVCALGLGALVVAVPLLSWAVKIIGVAYLLWLAFKVSQSRQLSQADADRLNVTFWQGAALQFVNIKAWMLALAIVSGWIAGREGPAMRLAIVLPVMLAYAFVSNMVYALAGSLLRDWLTGPAGSGLRLRCFNYVMAGVLVVTAVWMLFI from the coding sequence ATGAATTGGCAAGAATTTACGGCTTTACTGGTGCTGGCCACGGCGATGAGCTTCTCGCCGGGACCCAACACGACGCTGTCGACCGCGCTCGGCGCCAACCATGGGTTCAGACGTGCGCTGCCGTTTGTCTGCGCCGTGCCGGTGGGCTGGGGCGCGCTGCTGCTGGTGTGCGCGCTGGGCCTGGGTGCGCTGGTGGTGGCGGTGCCGCTGCTCAGCTGGGCCGTCAAGATCATCGGCGTGGCCTACCTGCTGTGGCTGGCCTTCAAGGTGTCGCAGTCACGCCAGCTCAGCCAGGCCGATGCAGACCGGCTGAACGTCACCTTCTGGCAGGGTGCGGCGCTGCAGTTCGTCAACATCAAGGCCTGGATGCTCGCGCTGGCCATCGTCAGCGGCTGGATCGCCGGGCGCGAAGGCCCCGCCATGCGCCTGGCCATCGTGCTGCCCGTGATGCTGGCGTACGCCTTTGTGAGCAACATGGTCTACGCGCTGGCCGGCTCGCTGCTGCGCGACTGGCTCACCGGCCCGGCCGGCAGCGGCCTGCGGCTGCGCTGCTTTAACTACGTGATGGCCGGGGTGCTGGTGGTCACAGCCGTCTGGATGCTCTTTATATGA
- a CDS encoding PLP-dependent aminotransferase family protein, with amino-acid sequence MLMKAASQSLTEQLSARFAERIRSRLLAPGARLPSVRLCAEQQGVSVSTVVAAYDQLLAQGLVVAHKNRGFFVRDASLNATSTHANRLQAVVSKKGAPAGADAVVDLAPLGAWSTAGWMATRQAPVDATALIRGMFHKVSNKPQPGMGVFPSDWLETSFMPTAVRKVTSVNALRDFSLQYGEPMGDGGLRRSLSQKLSSLNVHAVPEQIITTVGATHALDIVSRTLLRAGDCVMVEEPGWAVEFARLDALGMRILPVPRRADGPDLEVMAKYCEIHQPKLFVSVSVFHNPTGYCLTPGSAHRVLQLAMQHNFHIVEDDTYSHLAPEHATRLCSLDGLQRTIYVSGFAKILAPGWRVGFMAAPPDLVERLLDTKLLATLTTPALLEKALAWCIDQGQLRRHAERIRTRLDAARARSVKLAIAHGCTFAAEPAGLFGWVDTGVDTDALAQRMLDEGYLIAPGALFHAVRAPSTLMRINFTTTQEAAFWKVFARLRDAVK; translated from the coding sequence ATGTTGATGAAAGCCGCCTCCCAATCGCTGACCGAGCAGCTCTCGGCGCGCTTTGCCGAACGCATCCGCAGCCGCCTGCTGGCCCCCGGTGCGCGCCTGCCTTCGGTGCGGCTGTGTGCCGAGCAGCAGGGCGTGAGTGTGTCGACCGTGGTGGCTGCTTATGACCAGCTGCTGGCGCAAGGCCTGGTGGTGGCGCACAAGAACCGCGGTTTTTTTGTGCGCGACGCCTCGCTCAACGCCACCTCCACCCATGCCAACAGGCTGCAGGCGGTGGTCAGCAAAAAGGGCGCGCCCGCCGGGGCCGATGCCGTGGTGGACCTGGCGCCGCTGGGCGCCTGGAGCACCGCCGGCTGGATGGCCACACGCCAGGCGCCGGTGGACGCCACTGCGCTGATACGCGGCATGTTCCACAAAGTCAGCAACAAGCCGCAGCCCGGCATGGGCGTGTTTCCCTCCGACTGGCTGGAGACCAGCTTCATGCCGACCGCCGTGCGCAAGGTCACCAGCGTCAACGCGCTGCGGGACTTTTCGCTGCAGTACGGCGAGCCCATGGGCGACGGCGGCCTGCGCCGCTCGCTGTCGCAGAAGTTAAGCTCGCTCAATGTGCACGCCGTGCCGGAGCAGATCATCACCACGGTCGGCGCCACGCACGCACTCGACATCGTCAGCCGCACCCTGCTGCGCGCCGGCGACTGCGTGATGGTGGAGGAACCGGGCTGGGCGGTGGAGTTTGCCCGGCTCGACGCCTTGGGCATGCGCATCCTGCCGGTGCCGCGCCGCGCCGACGGGCCCGACCTGGAGGTGATGGCGAAATATTGCGAGATCCACCAGCCCAAGCTCTTTGTCAGCGTGAGCGTGTTCCACAACCCGACCGGTTATTGCCTCACGCCCGGCAGCGCCCACCGCGTGCTGCAACTGGCGATGCAGCACAACTTCCATATTGTCGAAGACGACACCTACAGCCACCTGGCGCCCGAGCACGCCACCCGGCTGTGCTCACTCGACGGCCTGCAGCGCACGATTTACGTCAGCGGTTTCGCCAAGATCCTGGCGCCCGGCTGGCGCGTGGGCTTTATGGCCGCGCCGCCCGACCTGGTGGAGCGGCTGCTCGACACCAAGCTGCTGGCCACGCTGACCACACCGGCCCTGCTTGAAAAAGCCCTGGCCTGGTGCATAGACCAGGGCCAGCTGCGCCGCCACGCCGAGCGCATACGCACCCGGCTGGACGCGGCGCGCGCCCGCAGCGTCAAGCTGGCGATTGCCCACGGCTGTACGTTTGCGGCCGAACCCGCCGGCCTCTTTGGCTGGGTCGATACCGGCGTGGACACCGACGCGCTGGCGCAACGCATGCTGGACGAGGGCTACCTGATTGCGCCGGGGGCGCTGTTCCATGCGGTGCGTGCGCCCAGCACGCTGATGCGGATCAATTTCACGACCACGCAGGAGGCCGCCTTCTGGAAGGTGTTCGCGCGCCTGCGTGATGCGGTGAAGTAG
- a CDS encoding DUF11 domain-containing protein, with product MKPILNLCMFAAGLALGQAVWAQASPVSSQLLAQRVEMVAGKPVLKPAGDGKPGETLQYTATYRNTGTAAAAKLLATVPVPPGTTFIAASAEPAQAQASTDGTTFAPMPLTRMVKQADGSTRKEPVPLADYRALRWEIGTLPAGATTVVSLRTRIDAPVVASAAKP from the coding sequence ATGAAACCAATTCTGAATTTGTGCATGTTTGCCGCAGGGCTGGCCTTGGGCCAGGCTGTCTGGGCCCAGGCTTCGCCTGTGAGCTCGCAGTTGCTCGCCCAGCGTGTGGAGATGGTGGCCGGCAAGCCGGTTCTCAAGCCTGCCGGCGACGGCAAGCCCGGCGAGACCCTGCAATACACCGCCACCTATCGCAATACAGGCACTGCTGCCGCGGCCAAGCTGCTGGCGACAGTGCCGGTGCCGCCCGGCACCACTTTCATCGCCGCCAGCGCCGAGCCTGCCCAGGCCCAGGCCTCAACCGACGGCACCACCTTTGCCCCAATGCCGCTGACCCGCATGGTCAAGCAGGCTGACGGCAGCACCCGCAAAGAACCCGTGCCGCTGGCCGACTACCGCGCCTTGCGCTGGGAAATCGGCACCCTGCCCGCGGGCGCCACCACGGTGGTCAGCCTGCGCACGCGCATCGATGCACCGGTGGTGGCATCCGCTGCCAAACCGTAA
- a CDS encoding DUF11 domain-containing protein: MYANPPSPRPLGLPHFFTHWIVGLFVAFALVMAGMAAHAAPPPAGTSISNQASATYSDASGVTRTVTSNVVQTTVQQIASLTLAANGAQNATPGSVVYYPHTLTNTGNGTDTFNLTTSNAGAFTMTPGSVQIFADNGSGSPTGPAITSTGALAAGSQFKYIVVATVPGTATATQTNTITVTGASLFDPTKTQSNTDVTTVTTNAVVTLTKSASVASGPAGTAITYTLTYTNTGNSTATAVAITDVLPAGLTYTAGSARWSVTGATALSDGGGVSGTAPNTLTSGYTLGTKTLLVTLNQVTAGQSGTISFGVTVAAGTAPGTLNNTATTSYNNGATTVTGASNTVPFAVLQTASVTLTGTTVPGPAAPGSTVSFTNTVTNTGNGTDSFNITLSPGNFPAGTTFQLFKSDGVTPLVDTNSDGTVDTGPLIAGATYNVILKATLPPNATNTGAPFIVAKTATSVFDPTKSATTNDQLTAVANSAVDATNNLPTGAGVPGAGVFTNGEGAAQVTNTLNPGASTVFTIVANNTGPSPDSYNLGASTVNTFASVTLPAGWTVSFRADGGTGNCSTMGATITNTGSVAAGGNAVVCAVVGVPAGFAAGTTQLYFRTLSPTSNASDTLHDAVTVNAVRSITLTPNGAGQTYPGGSYVYSHTLTNTGNVLEGNGTVSTLTLAGTNNQAGWTSALYYDANSNGVLDATDPQISTTLHAAGVLPAGLAPGAAITVFNKVIAPSGATPGAVNGTTITVTTSNGSYVTAVPAVATATDSTTVIAGNLTLAKAQALDTACTGPTGGTVYAAATLSARPNQCVLYQITVTNVGSANATTVVVSDATPSYTTLSSAAASTVGTVTGPAAGAAGTVTATIGTLTPGQSAVVTFGVRINP, from the coding sequence ATGTATGCCAACCCCCCGAGTCCGCGCCCTTTAGGGCTGCCGCACTTCTTCACCCACTGGATTGTGGGTTTGTTCGTTGCCTTCGCGCTGGTGATGGCCGGTATGGCGGCACACGCCGCCCCGCCGCCCGCCGGCACGTCCATCAGCAACCAGGCCTCGGCCACGTACTCGGATGCCTCGGGCGTGACGCGCACGGTGACCTCCAACGTGGTGCAGACCACGGTGCAGCAGATCGCCAGCCTGACGCTGGCCGCCAACGGCGCGCAGAACGCGACGCCCGGCAGCGTGGTGTATTACCCGCACACCTTGACCAACACCGGTAACGGCACGGACACGTTCAACCTGACGACCAGCAACGCCGGCGCCTTCACGATGACCCCGGGCAGCGTACAGATCTTTGCCGACAACGGCAGCGGTTCGCCCACCGGCCCGGCCATCACCTCGACCGGCGCGCTCGCCGCAGGCAGCCAGTTCAAGTACATCGTGGTCGCCACGGTGCCGGGCACGGCCACGGCCACGCAGACCAACACCATCACGGTGACCGGTGCCAGCCTGTTCGACCCGACCAAGACCCAGTCGAACACCGACGTGACCACGGTCACGACCAACGCGGTGGTCACACTGACGAAGTCCGCCAGCGTCGCCAGCGGCCCGGCCGGCACGGCCATCACCTATACGCTGACCTACACGAACACCGGCAACAGCACGGCCACCGCCGTGGCGATCACCGACGTCCTGCCTGCAGGCCTGACCTACACCGCAGGCTCGGCCCGCTGGAGCGTGACCGGCGCCACGGCGCTGAGCGACGGCGGCGGCGTCAGCGGCACCGCCCCCAACACCCTGACCTCCGGCTACACCCTGGGCACCAAGACCCTGCTGGTGACACTGAACCAGGTCACGGCCGGCCAGTCGGGCACCATCAGCTTCGGCGTGACGGTGGCTGCGGGCACCGCACCCGGAACGCTGAACAACACCGCCACGACGTCGTACAACAACGGCGCCACCACGGTGACGGGCGCTTCCAACACGGTTCCCTTCGCCGTTCTGCAGACCGCCAGCGTGACGCTGACCGGCACCACCGTGCCCGGCCCCGCCGCGCCCGGCTCGACGGTGAGCTTCACCAACACGGTGACCAACACCGGCAACGGCACCGACAGCTTCAACATCACGCTGAGCCCAGGCAACTTCCCCGCCGGCACGACCTTCCAGCTGTTCAAGAGCGACGGCGTCACGCCGCTGGTCGACACCAACAGCGACGGCACGGTTGACACCGGTCCGCTGATCGCCGGCGCCACCTACAACGTGATCCTGAAGGCTACGCTGCCGCCGAACGCGACCAACACCGGCGCGCCGTTCATCGTCGCCAAGACCGCGACTTCCGTGTTCGACCCGACCAAGTCGGCGACCACCAACGACCAGCTGACCGCAGTGGCCAATTCGGCTGTTGACGCGACCAACAACCTGCCCACCGGCGCAGGCGTTCCCGGTGCGGGCGTATTCACCAACGGTGAAGGCGCCGCACAGGTCACCAACACGCTGAACCCCGGCGCCTCCACGGTGTTCACCATCGTCGCCAACAACACCGGCCCCTCGCCGGACAGCTACAACCTCGGCGCCAGCACCGTGAACACCTTCGCCAGCGTGACGCTGCCGGCCGGCTGGACAGTGAGCTTCCGCGCCGACGGCGGCACGGGCAACTGCTCGACCATGGGCGCGACCATCACCAACACCGGCTCCGTGGCCGCCGGCGGCAACGCCGTCGTCTGCGCGGTGGTCGGTGTGCCGGCAGGCTTTGCCGCAGGCACCACGCAGCTGTACTTCCGTACGCTGTCGCCTACGTCGAACGCCTCGGATACGCTGCATGACGCCGTGACCGTGAACGCCGTCCGCTCGATCACCCTGACGCCCAACGGCGCAGGCCAGACCTACCCAGGCGGCTCCTACGTCTACAGCCACACGCTGACCAACACCGGCAACGTGCTGGAAGGCAACGGCACGGTCTCCACGCTGACCCTGGCCGGCACCAACAACCAGGCCGGCTGGACTTCCGCCCTGTACTACGACGCGAACAGCAACGGCGTACTCGACGCGACCGACCCGCAGATCAGCACCACGCTGCATGCCGCAGGCGTCCTGCCGGCAGGCCTGGCGCCCGGCGCCGCCATCACCGTGTTCAACAAGGTGATCGCACCGAGCGGCGCAACGCCCGGCGCCGTCAACGGCACGACCATCACGGTGACGACCAGTAACGGCAGCTACGTGACGGCGGTTCCTGCCGTGGCCACCGCCACCGACAGCACCACCGTGATTGCCGGCAACCTGACGCTGGCCAAGGCGCAAGCCCTGGACACGGCCTGCACCGGCCCCACCGGTGGCACGGTTTACGCGGCGGCCACCCTGAGCGCCCGTCCCAACCAGTGCGTGCTGTACCAGATCACCGTGACCAACGTCGGCTCCGCCAACGCGACCACCGTGGTGGTGTCGGATGCGACGCCGAGCTACACCACGCTGAGCAGCGCGGCTGCCAGCACGGTAGGCACAGTGACCGGCCCCGCAGCGGGCGCCGCAGGCACCGTCACCGCGACGATCGGCACCCTGACCCCCGGTCAGTCGGCTGTCGTGACTTTCGGCGTGCGGATCAACCCGTAA